One Acidimicrobiales bacterium DNA segment encodes these proteins:
- a CDS encoding EAL domain-containing protein gives MAEARLGPVRPAPPLARRGFLDEPPDSARHLSTVSDLTNVVVWELEVPGPGVVWHAPFARLLRGQPVGGVYRVPPGEDGRTVAADELGDAVLGPIVETVKAGITWENYELIQEFEAPDGGVHRLLVRAVSVPDEGMAHFLGIVADVTEPGDVPWVTADVGERLQLLVEHSPDGIIVHQDGLIVYTNPAAVRMVGLSSASDALGKPITSFISPDDLTATIARLAQLKEPGDVVKGFEATLLRPDGQLPVEIASARTSWNSKPAFQAIMRDVSERKLAEEAAAARAALERRYAAAVAALEEGVVVIDREGTVAAANDSATRILGDRLRNGRGDDIFTGGNPAQREDGTPFPPEALPLAASLARHAATTNVVIGVRDDEGNDQWLSVSSRPLGDGEGTDTAAVVCSVSDITDRKRLLDRLAWEARNDPLTGLANRSGFLTSVQSAIEESDPADMAGFVMFFFDLDRFKLVNDSLGHAVGDEVLLAVAERLRASMPDVISLSRLHGDEFAALERNVPDTDAALQRAEELRAILSRPVHLSTGRTLAVTPSIGLVRLADVGREASDVLQDADMAMLQAKTRGRGRVAIFDAGLRDEVGSRLELEHDLRVAVDNGELRLEYQPLASLSNGRVLGLEALVRWEHPRRGLLLPGRFVALAEESELIVALGQWVLEAGCAQMARWRTMYPEAQDSFLAVNVSPRQLDGQQLLPALRSALESSGLPAGALMLEITESGLVSDDGHLTGMLDELREVGVRLAIDDFGTGYSSLSHLKKLPVSHIKIDRSFVSGLGTETEDERIVAAINELGHGLGLRVVAEGVENRQQRHVARQLGCDLYQGYLLAEPRRPRDIPAFWRPRSSAAKAAS, from the coding sequence ATGGCCGAAGCACGTCTCGGGCCGGTGCGACCCGCGCCCCCGCTCGCCCGACGAGGATTCCTCGACGAGCCCCCTGACTCGGCCCGCCATCTGTCGACGGTGTCGGACCTCACCAACGTCGTGGTCTGGGAGCTCGAGGTGCCCGGGCCCGGCGTGGTGTGGCACGCCCCCTTCGCCCGCCTGCTGCGGGGCCAGCCGGTGGGCGGCGTCTACCGGGTGCCGCCGGGCGAGGACGGCCGCACGGTGGCTGCCGACGAGCTCGGCGACGCCGTGCTGGGGCCCATCGTCGAGACGGTCAAGGCCGGCATCACCTGGGAGAACTACGAGCTGATCCAGGAGTTCGAGGCGCCCGACGGCGGCGTGCACCGCCTGCTCGTCCGGGCCGTGTCCGTGCCCGACGAAGGCATGGCGCACTTCCTCGGAATCGTGGCCGACGTCACCGAGCCCGGCGACGTCCCGTGGGTCACCGCCGACGTCGGCGAGCGCCTGCAGCTCCTCGTGGAGCACTCCCCCGACGGGATCATCGTCCACCAGGACGGCCTCATCGTCTACACCAACCCCGCGGCCGTGCGCATGGTCGGCCTGTCATCGGCGTCCGACGCGCTGGGCAAGCCCATCACGTCGTTCATCTCTCCCGACGACCTCACCGCCACCATCGCCCGCCTCGCCCAGCTGAAGGAGCCGGGGGACGTGGTGAAGGGCTTCGAGGCCACCCTGCTGCGCCCCGACGGGCAGCTGCCCGTCGAGATCGCCAGCGCCCGCACGAGCTGGAACAGCAAGCCCGCCTTCCAGGCCATCATGCGCGACGTCTCGGAGCGCAAGCTCGCCGAGGAGGCGGCGGCGGCACGCGCCGCGCTCGAACGGCGCTACGCGGCGGCCGTGGCCGCCCTGGAGGAGGGCGTGGTCGTCATCGACCGCGAGGGCACGGTGGCGGCGGCCAACGACTCGGCCACGCGCATCCTGGGCGACCGCCTGCGCAACGGGCGCGGCGACGACATCTTCACCGGCGGCAACCCCGCCCAGCGCGAGGACGGCACGCCCTTCCCGCCCGAGGCGCTGCCCCTGGCGGCCTCGCTGGCCCGGCATGCGGCGACGACCAACGTGGTCATCGGCGTGCGCGACGACGAGGGCAACGACCAGTGGCTGTCGGTCAGCTCCCGCCCCCTGGGCGACGGGGAGGGGACCGACACCGCGGCCGTCGTGTGCTCGGTCTCCGACATCACCGACCGCAAGCGGCTCCTCGACCGGCTGGCATGGGAGGCGCGCAACGACCCCCTCACGGGGCTGGCCAACCGCAGTGGCTTCCTGACGTCGGTGCAGAGCGCCATCGAGGAGAGCGACCCGGCCGACATGGCGGGTTTCGTGATGTTCTTCTTCGACCTCGACCGCTTCAAGCTCGTGAACGACTCGCTCGGCCACGCCGTCGGGGACGAGGTGCTCCTGGCGGTGGCCGAGCGCCTGCGCGCCTCGATGCCCGACGTCATCAGCCTCAGCCGGCTCCACGGGGACGAGTTCGCGGCCCTCGAGCGTAACGTGCCCGACACCGACGCCGCCCTGCAGCGGGCCGAGGAGCTGCGCGCCATCCTGTCACGCCCCGTCCACCTGAGCACCGGTCGCACCCTGGCGGTCACGCCCAGCATCGGGCTGGTGCGGTTGGCCGACGTGGGCCGCGAGGCCTCGGACGTGCTCCAGGACGCCGACATGGCCATGCTCCAGGCCAAGACGCGCGGCCGCGGCCGCGTGGCGATCTTCGACGCGGGCCTGCGCGACGAGGTCGGGAGCCGGCTCGAGCTCGAGCACGACCTGCGCGTCGCGGTGGACAACGGCGAGCTGCGCCTGGAGTACCAGCCGCTCGCCTCGCTGAGCAACGGCCGCGTCCTCGGCCTGGAGGCGCTCGTGCGCTGGGAGCACCCGCGCCGGGGGCTGCTGCTGCCGGGCCGGTTCGTCGCGTTGGCCGAGGAGTCGGAGCTGATCGTGGCGCTCGGGCAGTGGGTGCTCGAAGCGGGCTGCGCCCAGATGGCGCGCTGGCGGACCATGTACCCCGAGGCCCAGGACTCCTTCCTGGCCGTCAACGTCTCGCCCCGGCAGCTCGACGGCCAGCAGCTGCTGCCCGCGCTGCGAAGCGCGCTCGAGAGCAGCGGGCTGCCGGCGGGAGCGCTCATGCTCGAGATCACCGAGTCGGGCCTCGTCTCCGACGACGGCCACCTCACCGGCATGCTCGACGAGCTGCGCGAGGTGGGCGTCCGACTCGCCATCGACGACTTCGGCACCGGCTACTCGTCGCTCAGCCACCTGAAGAAGCTCCCCGTCAGCCACATCAAGATCGACCGCTCCTTCGTGAGCGGGCTCGGCACCGAGACCGAGGACGAGCGGATCGTGGCCGCCATCAACGAGCTCGGGCACGGACTGGGACTGCGGGTGGTGGCCGAGGGCGTCGAGAACCGCCAGCAGCGCCACGTGGCGCGCCAGCTCGGCTGCGACCTCTACCAGGGCTACCTGCTGGCCGAGCCGCGCCGGCCCCGCGACATCCCGGCCTTCTGGCGGCCGCGGTCGTCGGCGGCCAAGGCGGCCAGCTGA